The following are from one region of the Melitaea cinxia chromosome 7, ilMelCinx1.1, whole genome shotgun sequence genome:
- the LOC123655280 gene encoding NADH dehydrogenase [ubiquinone] 1 beta subcomplex subunit 2, mitochondrial-like, protein MLGRTLLTRALFIKSLKDATSNIKQVKRNGSHGAWVYRVPPPPPSKKIVYLAEVLGGICWWWILYHIATEPEHILGDWPYIDPITWTDEELGVPPDSAGPLKN, encoded by the exons ATGTTAGGCCGTACATTGTTAACAAGGGCTTTATTCATAAAATCACTAAAAGATGCTACTTCTAACATAAAACAAGTAAAGAGGAATGGCAGTCATGG tgcTTGGGTGTACCGTGTTCCTCCTCCTCCGCCATCTAAGAAAATAGTTTACTTAGCCGAAGTTCTGGGAGGAATATGTTGGTGGTGGATTCTATACCACATTGCCACTGAACCTGAACACATTTTG GGTGACTGGCCATATATAGATCCAATCACTTGGACGGATGAAGAGTTGGGTGTTCCTCCGGATTCCGCAGGGccactaaaaaattaa